The following proteins come from a genomic window of Anopheles ziemanni chromosome 3, idAnoZiCoDA_A2_x.2, whole genome shotgun sequence:
- the LOC131285351 gene encoding protein DEK codes for MSANADEEKKLSKMAEEREDGKSIEMPAATTGGGAAAPVDVGNKTDSTATGADKKSSTTESEDTNNESKKTADNDGVEKVKSATDLETDDKKKPVDTVAESGENGSEVEKPKVAEAKGKGRNGAKKTVGNDDDEDDGDGKEKEEGDDDGEDKSHGKSLGSIALIEANIGKAKADALQTLHTIIYDAPGKPMLLKKNLRKFDGFDFAVDSSEYRKRLAATEKMDVKKLALTAEILALDKKGSKEELAKRICAFLVKPDGDEELPEEDDEEMGEEEGEDEDGENEDDDEEMSEEEEETPKKKTPAKRGVASATPARGGRGDTASSKSSSGRPKRSTAGRDNSLYVDYSTSEEEEEQTVKVGRGRRARRGSDSGSDYNPSAGSDSDAGKRKSSRAPVRGSRTSARNTRKRYSDDESEESVSEDDFSEDDRRKKKVTPARGGRGRPSTASTAAAGRPSLRGRGRKRKAETESEEEESEEEEEEVDSEDSEKPKRKSAVVAGRGASSRAAVANSKGKNATPAKGRGRPKRAAAVNSANKRKRGRAAASSSGEEDEEDEEEEEDNEEEDDEPEPEDNESEDEKPLVKKAKQEKEPEKAAAPPSEEDIKEYLKEILEEANLEDITMKTVYKKVYAKYPEHDLSHKKNFIKATVKSLITT; via the exons ATGTCGGCAAACGCCGATGAAGAGAAGAAACTATCGAAAATG GCTGAAGAACGTGAGGACGGGAAGAGCATCGAAATGCCGGCAGCAACAACGGGTGGCGGTGCCGCTGCACCTGTCGATGTTGGCAACAAAACCGATAGCACGGCTACCGGCGCAGATAAGAAATCATCGACTACGGAGTCGGAAGATACGAACAATGAGTCCAAGAAGACCGCGGACAACGATg GCGTGGAAAAGGTAAAAAGTGCAACCGATCTGGAGACCGACGACAAAAAGAAGCCCGTTGACACAGTGGCTGAATCTGGTGAAAATGGCAGCGAAGTGGAAAAACCAAAGGTGGCTGAGGCAAAGGGGAAAGGACGCAACGGTGCCAAGAAAACGGTCGgtaacgacgacgatgaagacGATGGTGATGGAAAAGAGAAGGAAGAAGGAGATGACGATGGGGAGGATAAAAGCCACGGCAAAAGTTTGGGCTCGATTGCACTGATCGAGGCAAACATTGGTAAGGCGAAGGCCGACGCGCTGCAGACGCTGCACACGATCATTTACGATGCTCCGGGCAAGCCGATGCTGCTGAAGAAAAACCTCCGCAAGTTCGATGGGTTCGATTTCGCAGTCGATTCGAGCGAGTACCGAAAGCGGTTGGCTGCAACGGAGAAAATGGATGTCAAGAAGCTCGCACTGACTGCCGAAATTCTGGCACTGGACAAGAAGGGTAGCAAGGAAGAGCTTGCCAAACGGATTTGTGCGTTTCTGGTGAAACCGGATGGCGATGAAGAGCTCCCGGAGGAGGACGATGAAGAGATGGGCGAAGAGGAGGGAGAGGACGAAGATGGGGAAaatgaggacgacgacgaggaaatGAGTGAAGAGGAAGAGGAGACACCAAAGAAGAAAACCCCCGCCAAGCGCGGAGTAGCGTCTGCTACTCCAGCACGCGGTGGCCGGGGTGATACGGCGTCTTCAAAGTCCTCCAGTGGACGCCCGAAGCGTTCTACTGCCGGTCGTG ATAATTCCTTATACGTAGATTATTCCACCtcggaggaggaagaagagcAGACGGTGAAGGTGGGCCGCGGACGACGGGCACGCCGTGGATCAGACAGTGGTTCCGAT TACAATCCATCTGCCGGATCCGATTCAGATGCGGGCAAGCGAAAATCATCCCGAGCACCGGTTCGCGGTAGTCGCACTTCAGCACGGAACACTCGCAAACGCTATAGCGACGATGAATCTGAAGAAAGCGTCAGTGAAGATGATTTCAGTGAG GATGACCGGCGGAAAAAGAAGGTCACACCGGCTCGCGGGGGTCGTGGACGACCCAGTACCGCTTCTACTGCCGCCGCTGGCCGTCCTTCCCTACGTGGCCGAGGACGCAAGCGAAAAGCAGAGACCgaaagtgaagaagaagagtctgaggaagaggaagaagaagtcGATAGTGAGGATAGTGAGAAGCCGAAGCGTAAATCGGCTGTGGTCGCTGGAAGAGGAGCAAGTAGCCGAGCAGCGGTGGCCAACAGTAAAGGGAAAAATGCAACACCAGCTAAAG GGCGAGGACGACCAAAACGGGCAGCTGCCGTGAACAGTGCAAATAAGAGAAAGCGTGGACGTGCCGCAGCCAGCTCGTCGGGTGAAGAGGATGAGGAAgacgaagaggaggaggaagacaaCGAGGAAGAGGACGATGAGCCCGAGCCGGAAGACAATGAATCGGAGGACGAGAAACCGTTAGTCAAAAAGGCCAAACAGGAAAAGGAACCAGAAAAGGCGGCTGCACCCCCGAGC GAGGAGGATATCAAAGAGTACCTCAAAGAAATCCTGGAGGAAGCCAATCTGGAAGATATCACAATGAAGACGGTTTACAAGAAGGTATACGCCAAGTATCCAGAGCATGATTTATCACACAAAAAGAATTTCATTAAGGCAACAGTCAAATCT CTAATAACTACGTAA
- the LOC131289536 gene encoding integrator complex subunit 8, whose product MDLLKPRTVPLSEETILWFEFLLKPSLLTKHLTKVNPDPSATDLITQFLTIAPESQNQTDVSTPDPDGGPNKAEGLKYSKKQLALKILALKVAAFIRWDLDKLERSLTVARQVQLLGDLCSITAGKMVTLPLSLVHESPAVGPDGSKHSLTFALTLYHRWVLRAQVIRAAVIKNTKPFNTHGPTMPDPAAFTLRDESSISALEPFTQLSIDFLNQLAQDPHAFRVLTYDSFVPLDSNTENTQQRFDSAIAIKPCELRAQIHYDLCQYYLYVQRYELARQNVLLCKENYAQWQREEIGRTGLPPAYCTVDTEGLKGYLLACGVTGEPDGLLQRLHESILNHYSDIVMILKEDNIRKEIPMTQRKLLELNIEGYNAIGSTDGNPIEQMELELAVAALNIIRYVMDGENILSCNVALQKYKNQLPKLIESLFQYADEQYEQFSLAEQEHLKRYFFKIISLYGEEQGAAIEGFVQTYSKVVSVQELKDFRLQRPSSDIQLSGIAVQSDWIIPESKNPRLELGQLERQLISCTSANAIRKLLVKIAGTNPSKPLFTINPSWSIPYALEQILIPLPRGFLQDFAYILIGKARELTARKDYPTAITLLTVLKNETQRPELVGNPLVAKLGKMVSWEGLLVQVQQVLDEWPKKPADLPQLIRNCKQCLNASVVSNSGAGDLVPHAKVLEHCAALLLNFNEWNSLLIQPDKRFPGVELCSALTQAFLDIEKFKGTKKTNREAWELVLPMFISQPGSRQRQLAPDSPLVLLIAKLRDPLVISIMLSLLAKLHNILKDETNLDMNAEYMFLWPTNVNNTSIYSIKLVSEALNLLLNQALKYYPNNIPWLKLKGDLEFVANNHEAAMRFYVTALISGTEYCTVHLQRPLFDDFLIRRMVRCSSALGCFVQAAVLCQFFDETDYGLAFKSISERSANFADAMDTYYSCIWDPTLLEFIVNWHYKRGEHKRRLQTISFLGQLELNANNNEEIKREAAAVRKNRFLRSLAKQYMC is encoded by the exons ATGGATCTTTTGAAACCCCGAACGGTTCCGCTATCCGAAGAGACGATTTTGTGGTTTGAATTTCTCTTGAAACCGTCTCTGTTGACAAAGCATCTGACTAAAGTCAATCCTG ATCCTTCGGCCACCGACCTTATCACGCAGTTCCTTACAATAGCACCAGAAAGTCAAAACCAAACCGATGTCTCCACGCCGGACCCGGATGGTGGCCCAAACAAAGCCGAAGGACTAAAATATAGTAAAAAGCAGCTTGCACTGAAGATTCTTGCACTCAAGGTAGCGGCCTTCATACGCTGGGATCTGGATAAGCTGGAGCGTTCCCTGACGGTAGCCCGACAGGTCCAGTTGCTAGGCGATCTATGTAGCATTACTGCTGGAAAGATGGTAACATTACCACTTTCGCTCGTACACGAATCGCCGGCCGTCGGTccagatggttcgaagcattCGCTTACCTTCGCACTGACGCTCTACCATCGATGGGTTCTCCGGGCTCAGGTCATTCGAGCGGCGGTGATCAAAAATACGAAACCTTTCAACACACATGG TCCAACCATGCCAGATCCGGCGGCGTTTACCTTGCGCGATGAGTCTTCAATTTCCGCCCTGGAACCGTTTACTCAGCTGAGCATTGATTTTCTCAATCAACTCGCCCAAGATCCGCATGCTTTCCGTGTCCTAACGTACGATTCGTTCGTACCGCTAGATTCTAACACGGAAAACACACAGCAGCGGTTCGACTCAGCCATCGCCATCAAACCGTGCGAACTGCGTGCCCAAATCCACTATGACCTTTGCCAGTACTACCTGTACGTGCAAAGGTACGAGCTGGCGCGACAAAACGTGCTACTGTGTAAGGAAAACTATGCTCAGTGGCAGCGCGAGGAGATTGGTCGCACGGGGCTTCCACCGGCCTACTGCACGGTCGACACAGAAGGCCTTAAGGGCTATCTGTTGGCCTGTGGCGTCACGGGAGAACCGGACGGACTGCTCCAACGGCTGCATGAATCGATTCTCAACCACTACTCGGATATCGTGATGATCCTGAAGGAGGATAACATACGTAAGGAGATTCCAATGACGCAACGCAAACTGCTCGAGCTCAACATTGAAGGATACAACGCGATCGGGAGCACCGACGGCAACCCAATTGAGCAGATGGAACTCGAGCTCGCCGTGGCAGCGCTGAACATTATCCGTTACGTGATGGACGGGGAAAATATTCTCAGCTGCAATGTAGCGCTTCAAAAGTACAAAAATCAGCTTCCGAAGCTAATCGAATCGTTGTTCCAGTACGCAGACGAACAGTATGAACAGTTTTCACTTGCTGAGCAGGAACATTTGAAGCGATACTTTTTCAAAATCATTTCCCTGTATGGTGAGGAGCAGGGTGCCGCCATCGAGGGATTTGTGCAGACGTACTCGAAGGTGGTTTCCGTGCAGGAGTTGAAAGATTTTCGCTTGCAACGGCCTTCATCGGACATCCAGCTTTCGGGTATTGCGGTGCAAAGTGATTGGATCATACCGGAATCAAAAA ATCCCCGTTTAGAACTAGGACAGTTGGAGCGTCAACTCATCTCCTGCACCTCGGCGAATGCCATTCGGAAGCTGTTGGTGAAAATAGCTGGCACAAATCCATCCAAACCGCTGTTCACCATCAACCCTAGCTGGTCGATCCCCTATGCTCTGGAGCAAATACTTATCCCTCTACCGCGGGGCTTCCTCCAAGATTTTGCTTACATTCTGATCGGTAAAGCGCGCGAGCTGACTGCCCGCAAGGATTACCCGACCGCCATCACGCTGCTGACGGTGctaaaaaacgaaacacaacgTCCCGAGCTGGTGGGCAACCCGCTGGTGGCGAAGCTGGGTAAAATGGTATCCTGGGAAGGACTGCTCGTGCAAGTGCAACAAGTCCTAGACGAGTGGCCCAAGAAACCGGCGGACCTACCGCAGCTCATACGCAACTGCAAGCAGTGTCTAAATGCGTCCGTGGTATCGAATAGTGGCGCCGGAGATCTGGTGCCCCACGCCAAGGTTTTGGAGCACTGTGCAGCTTTGCTGCTGAATTTCAACGAGTGGAACTCACTGCTTATCCAGCCGGACAAGCGCTTCCCGGGCGTCGAACTGTGTTCGGCGCTTACACAAGCGTTCCTTGACATCGAGAAGTTCAAGGGCACAAAGAAAACGAACCGAGAAGCATGGGAGCTGGTACTGCCGATGTTTATTAGCCAACCAGGGTCCCGTCAACGACAACTTGCGCCAGACAGTCCGCTGGTGCTGCTGATTGCTAAGCTGCGCGACCCACTGGTCATATCGATCATGCTGTCGCTGTTGGCCAAGCTTCACAACATTCTAAAAGATGAGACGAACCTAGACATGAACGCCGAGTACATGTTCCTATGGCCAACAAATGTTAACAA CACATCAATCTACAGCATAAAGCTGGTCTCGGAAGCCCTCAACCTCCTGCTCAATCAAGCTCTCAAATACTACCCGAACAATATTCCCTGGCTGAAGCTTAAGGGTGACTTGGAGTTCGTGGCGAACAACCACGAGGCGGCCATGCGGTTCTACGTGACGGCGCTAATATCCGGCACCGAGTACTGTACAGTGCACCTCCAGCGTCCACTGTTTGATGACTTCCTCATCCGTCGCATGGTGAGATGCAGTTCAGCGCTCGGTTGTTTCGTGCAAGCGGCCGTCCTGTGTCAGTTCTTTGATGAAACCGACTACGGGCTAGCGTTTAAGAGCATAAGCGAGAGGTCGGCAAACTTTGCGGACGCCATGGATACGTATTACAGCTGCATTTGGGACCCGACGCTGCTCGAGTTTATCGTCAACTGGCACTACAAGAGAGGCGAGCACAAACGCCGTCTGCAGACG ATCTCATTCCTGGGACAGCTGGAACTGAATGCCAACAACAACGAGGAAATCAAACGTGAAGCGGCTGCCGTGCGGAAAAATCGGTTCCTTCGATCATTGGCTAAACAATACATGTGTTAA
- the LOC131289537 gene encoding flap endonuclease 1 has protein sequence MGIKGLSQLIADVAPFAVKEGEMKQYFGRKVAIDASMSLYQFLIAVRAEGAQLTSVDGETTSHLMGTFYRTIRLLENGLKPVYVFDGKPPDLKSGELNKRAERREEAQKALDKATEAGAVEDMEKFNRRLVKVTKTHVSEAKELLRLMGVPYVEAPCEAEAQCAALVRAGKVYATATEDMDALTFGSTVLLRRLTFSEARKMPVQEFTYEKVLKGFELTQDEFIDLCILLGCDYCDTIRGIGPKKAIELINKHRTIEKILENIDTKKYIVPEDWNYQQARRLFKEPEVQDGESVELKWSEPDEEGLVKFLCGDRQFNEDRIRAGAKKIMKTKNTATQGRLDSFFKVLPSTGTPKRKPDDKKPIGGSSAKKAKTSGGSASRGRRPK, from the exons ATGGGAATTAAAGGACTCTCGCAACTAATCGCCGATGTAGCACCGTTCGCGGTGAAGGAAGGGGAAATGAAGCAATATTTCG GACGAAAAGTGGCCATCGATGCGTCGATGAGCTTGTACCAATTTCTAATCGCTGTTCGAGCTGAAGGCGCCCAGCTCACGTCGGTCGATGGCGAAACGACGTCTCACCTGATGGGAACATTCTATCGCACCATCCGGCTACTCGAGAACGGCCTTAAGCCggtgtatgtgttcgatgGTAAACCGCCGGATCTTAAGTCGGGTGAGCTGAACAAACGTGCGGAGCGCCGCGAAGAGGCCCAGAAGGCGCTGGACAAAGCAACCGAGGCTGGCGCCGTAGAGGACATGGAAAAGTTCAACCGCCGATTGGTGAAGGTGACGAAGACGCACGTCAGTGAGGCCAAAGAACTGCTGCGCCTGATGGGTGTTCCTTACGTGGAGGCACCTTGCGAGGCTGAGGCACAGTGTGCCGCCCTGGTGCGCGCTGGGAAGGTGTATGCGACGGCCACCGAAGATATGGATGCGCTTACGTTCGGTTCGACCGTTCTGCTGCGGCGTCTCACGTTCAGCGAGGCACGGAAAATGCCAGTCCAAGAGTTTACCTACGAAAAAGTGCTGAAGGGTTTCGAGCTAACACAGGATGAGTTTATCGATCTGTGTATTTTGCTTGGATGCGATTACTGCGACACGATACGGGGCATCGGCCCGAAGAAGGCGATCGAGTTGATCAACAAGCACCGCACGATCGAAAAAATTCTAGAGAACATCGACACGAAGAAGTACATTGTACCGGAGGATTGGAACTATCAGCAAGCGCGCCGGCTATTCAAGGAACCGGAGGTACAGGATGGGGAATCGGTTGAGCTGAAGTGGTCCGAACCGGACGAGGAGGGGCTGGTGAAATTCTTGTGCGGCGACCGGCAGTTTAACGAGGATCGAATTCGGGCCGGCGcgaaaaaaatcatgaaaaccaaaaatacTGCCACCCAGGGGCGGTTGGACTCGTTCTTTAAGGTGCTGCCGTCCACCGGAACCCCGAAGCGGAAACCGGATGATAAGAAACCGATCGGTGGTTCTTCGGCGAAGAAAGCCAAAACCAGCGGTGGTAGTGCATCGAGGGGTCGCCGGCCAAAATAA